One window of Desulfarculus baarsii DSM 2075 genomic DNA carries:
- the trpD gene encoding anthranilate phosphoribosyltransferase, producing MIKTAIAKAMAGQNLSEDEMTQAMDQVMEGRATPAQIGAFLVALRIKGETVEEIAAAAQVMRRKATAVPSQAAAQGRPLVDTCGTGGDGAGTFNVSTTAAFVVAGAGCKVAKHGNRAVSSSCGSADLMERLGVNLDLSAEQVGVCLDEVGIGFLFAPALHGAMKHAIGPRRELGLRTIFNVLGPLTNPAGATAQVMGVFDPALTTPLAHVLGRLGCQSAYVVHGQGGYDEITITGPSNLAHLCEGRVKELTLRPEDLGLTAASAEAITARDAAHSQSISLGVLQGQSGPARDMVLLNAAAALAAAGAADGLADGLALAAKSIDEGAALAKMEQLVAFTAQTGKAA from the coding sequence ATGATAAAAACAGCCATCGCCAAGGCCATGGCCGGGCAAAACCTGAGCGAAGACGAGATGACCCAGGCCATGGACCAAGTCATGGAGGGCCGGGCCACGCCGGCGCAGATCGGGGCGTTTTTGGTGGCGCTACGCATCAAGGGCGAGACGGTGGAGGAGATCGCCGCCGCGGCCCAGGTCATGCGCCGCAAGGCCACGGCCGTGCCCAGCCAGGCGGCGGCCCAGGGCCGGCCGCTGGTCGACACCTGCGGCACCGGCGGCGACGGCGCGGGCACCTTCAACGTCTCGACCACGGCGGCTTTCGTGGTGGCCGGGGCCGGCTGCAAGGTGGCCAAGCACGGCAACCGGGCCGTTTCCAGCTCGTGCGGCAGCGCCGACCTGATGGAGCGCCTGGGCGTCAACCTGGACCTTTCGGCCGAACAGGTCGGCGTCTGCCTCGATGAAGTGGGCATCGGCTTTTTGTTCGCGCCGGCCCTGCACGGGGCCATGAAACACGCCATCGGCCCGCGCCGCGAGCTGGGCCTGCGCACGATCTTCAACGTCCTGGGCCCGCTGACCAACCCGGCCGGGGCCACGGCCCAGGTCATGGGCGTCTTCGATCCGGCCCTGACCACGCCTCTGGCCCACGTGCTGGGTCGCCTGGGCTGCCAGAGCGCCTACGTGGTCCACGGCCAGGGCGGCTATGACGAGATCACCATCACCGGCCCCAGCAACCTGGCCCACCTTTGCGAAGGCCGGGTCAAGGAGCTGACCCTGCGGCCCGAGGATCTGGGCCTGACCGCGGCCTCGGCCGAGGCGATCACCGCCCGGGACGCCGCGCACAGCCAGAGCATCAGCCTGGGCGTGCTGCAAGGTCAATCCGGCCCGGCCCGCGACATGGTCTTGCTAAACGCCGCCGCCGCCCTGGCCGCCGCCGGCGCGGCCGATGGCCTGGCCGATGGCCTGGCCCTGGCCGCCAAGAGCATCGACGAGGGCGCGGCCCTGGCCAAGATGGAGCAACTGGTGGCCTTCACGGCCCAAACGGGAAAGGCCGCCTGA
- the trpC gene encoding indole-3-glycerol phosphate synthase TrpC, whose protein sequence is MSDFLARMLAVKAQEVRALHARPDVAELRAQALAMAPGRDFLAALRARPGAAIIAEVKKASPSLGDINPAADPAAQARLYAAGGAAACSVLCDASYFKGSLADLAAVRAAVDLPLLAKDFHIDELQLAAARLAGADAALLIAAALSPQRLAALYAEALALGLTPLVEVHAAEELPAALALDPPLIGVNNRNLDTLKVDVQTAARLRPMIPAHVLTVAESGVSGPADVARLRAAGLDAFLVGGALMAAADPLAACAALRQAAEAAR, encoded by the coding sequence ATGAGCGATTTTCTTGCCCGCATGCTGGCCGTGAAGGCCCAGGAGGTCCGCGCCCTGCACGCCCGGCCCGACGTCGCCGAGCTGCGCGCCCAGGCCCTGGCCATGGCCCCTGGCCGCGATTTTCTGGCCGCCCTGCGCGCCCGGCCCGGCGCGGCCATCATCGCCGAAGTCAAAAAGGCCTCGCCCTCGCTCGGCGACATCAACCCCGCCGCCGATCCGGCGGCCCAGGCCCGGCTTTACGCCGCCGGCGGCGCGGCGGCCTGCTCGGTGCTCTGCGACGCCAGCTATTTCAAGGGCTCGCTGGCCGATCTGGCCGCCGTGCGCGCGGCGGTGGACCTGCCGCTTTTGGCCAAGGACTTTCACATCGACGAGTTGCAACTGGCCGCCGCCCGCCTGGCCGGGGCCGACGCGGCCCTGCTCATCGCCGCGGCCCTGTCGCCCCAGCGCCTGGCCGCTCTCTACGCCGAGGCCCTGGCCCTGGGCCTGACCCCGCTGGTGGAGGTTCACGCCGCCGAGGAGCTGCCCGCCGCCTTGGCCCTGGACCCGCCGTTGATCGGCGTCAATAACCGCAACCTGGACACGCTGAAGGTCGATGTGCAAACGGCGGCGCGCCTGCGGCCCATGATCCCGGCCCATGTGCTGACCGTGGCCGAGAGCGGCGTGAGCGGCCCGGCCGACGTGGCCCGTCTGCGCGCCGCCGGCCTGGACGCCTTTTTGGTGGGCGGGGCGCTGATGGCCGCCGCCGACCCGCTGGCGGCCTGCGCGGCGCTGCGCCAAGCCGCCGAGGCCGCCCGATGA
- a CDS encoding TetR/AcrR family transcriptional regulator, with the protein MSDTKNTLEKLRQEEREARRNLILDAAVRLFSSMPFRQVGMRDIAAEAGMSAASLYRYFADRDDLFIEAFMRESQMIAAEFDRYMADNHNLGDPLVGVAKVLAHYLIDNESFFRMMTYFMVGAQIKPEALERFNQTERHLLNVFEDAFKSAGVTENLRLLSHAMFAAINGIVITFRNYPGRDLDEARRHILRLSDLAAETFRLWAKK; encoded by the coding sequence ATGTCCGACACAAAAAACACCCTGGAAAAGCTGCGTCAGGAAGAACGCGAGGCCCGGCGCAACCTGATCCTCGACGCGGCCGTGCGCCTTTTCTCCAGCATGCCCTTCCGCCAGGTTGGCATGCGCGACATCGCCGCCGAGGCGGGCATGAGCGCGGCCTCGCTCTATCGTTATTTCGCCGACCGCGACGACCTGTTCATCGAGGCGTTCATGCGCGAAAGCCAGATGATCGCCGCCGAGTTCGACCGCTACATGGCCGACAACCACAACCTGGGCGATCCGCTGGTGGGCGTGGCCAAGGTGCTGGCTCATTATCTGATCGACAACGAGTCGTTTTTTCGCATGATGACCTATTTCATGGTCGGCGCGCAGATCAAGCCCGAGGCGTTGGAGCGCTTTAACCAGACCGAGCGGCACCTGCTCAACGTCTTCGAGGACGCCTTCAAAAGCGCCGGCGTCACCGAAAACCTGCGCCTGCTCTCGCACGCGATGTTTGCGGCCATCAACGGCATCGTCATCACCTTCCGCAACTATCCCGGCCGCGACCTGGACGAGGCCAGGCGGCACATCCTGCGCCTGAGCGACCTGGCCGCCGAGACGTTCCGCTTGTGGGCCAAAAAATAG
- a CDS encoding PAS domain-containing protein → MAADRKDRAAPFVEPMSFGDFLSAFEAISLGDGAVVRTILAKSRVVRSFLENLPLGMALLDHHPRYILANQAMADFNGRSLADHPGLGVGQCPPCGSRLAAEFVRQALGQGLAIHDCRFDGPDDQPPERRRQYQASIFPIFTRDGGIDGVGILAADVTIERRALADLRRSEEKHARVFAEATDGLALVDRQSGVVIDCNQALAKLVGRPRAEIIGRHQRLLHPPEDWQDDFSLSFPRLGRPPSRGPVLLRLQLADGRIGQAEVRSSVFELDGRQVALGAFRDISDRLAAQKATNFNEMRLEALFRLSQMTQATEQEIYDFVVDEGVRLTESQYGYLYLLDENETAFARRVWSETALRDCQIFDAQTFGPQPIAQSGICAEAVRQRRPVVINDHAAHPLKRGAPPGHLPLRRHIHVPVIDQGRIAAVAGMANKDQDYSHADVLQLQLLMNGMMAIVHQRRAEAALRESRRAFKNLVENLADVICRWDNKGRLVYLSPAAAPHLGADLQRRLGKTMAELTCNSDVGLHWQEQIDRVLRLGQPAEGEIELDLEAGPRIFNWRLFPQRGATGQVEAVVSIARDITKLRLSERNYRMIFDGMLDGFALHRIVCDQGGRPVDYVFLDVNPAFEGMTGLRAADILGKSLRQIMPQAEDHWVETYGQVALTGRPARFESYAAALDKHFEVVAFRPRPGQFACIFQDVTERRRAQEQQAKLERQLRQAQKMEAIGALAGGIAHDFNNILSAMNGYAELALEDLPAGHSSRQCLEQVLRAGARAKGLIRQILGFSRPSDETRRPLRLATVLEEVLTLLRSSLPATIEIIQRVEAADELVMADPTQMHQVLLNLCTNAAQAMEGQRGVLELGLEAVELGLGQRLPAGRWLRLSVRDSGRGMDQATLARIFEPFFTSRKAEGGTGMGLAVAHGIVTSHGGAIEARSRPGQGSLFEIYLPALAEAAPEPPDEAAQRAAPSGGEAVLFVDDERPLVDVGKRMLERLGYRVTATQSADEALRLFSADPAAFDLLITDYTMPEITGAELAQRAMALRPDLPVILCTGYSGQISEADALNMGIRRYLLKPVTAGQLSAAIRQALGQPPAEA, encoded by the coding sequence ATGGCCGCCGACCGCAAAGACCGAGCCGCCCCTTTCGTCGAGCCGATGAGCTTCGGCGATTTCCTCAGCGCCTTCGAGGCCATCAGCCTGGGCGACGGCGCGGTGGTGCGAACGATCCTGGCCAAGAGCCGCGTGGTCCGTTCTTTCCTGGAAAACCTGCCCCTGGGCATGGCCCTGTTGGACCACCACCCGCGTTATATCCTCGCCAACCAGGCCATGGCCGACTTCAACGGCCGCTCGCTGGCCGATCACCCCGGCCTGGGCGTCGGGCAGTGCCCGCCCTGCGGATCGCGCCTGGCCGCCGAGTTCGTCCGCCAAGCCCTTGGCCAGGGCCTGGCCATTCACGACTGCCGCTTCGACGGCCCCGACGACCAACCGCCGGAGCGGCGGCGACAGTATCAGGCCTCGATCTTCCCCATTTTCACCAGGGACGGCGGCATCGACGGCGTGGGGATTTTGGCGGCCGACGTCACCATCGAACGCCGAGCCCTGGCCGACCTGCGCCGCTCCGAGGAAAAACACGCCCGCGTCTTCGCCGAGGCCACCGACGGCTTGGCCCTGGTCGATCGCCAAAGCGGCGTGGTCATCGATTGCAACCAGGCCCTGGCCAAGCTCGTCGGCCGGCCGCGCGCCGAGATCATCGGCCGCCATCAGCGCTTGCTGCATCCGCCCGAGGATTGGCAAGACGACTTTTCGCTGTCCTTCCCCCGCCTGGGTCGACCGCCCAGCCGCGGCCCGGTCCTGCTGCGCCTGCAGTTGGCCGACGGCCGCATTGGCCAGGCCGAGGTGCGCTCCAGCGTCTTCGAACTGGACGGCCGTCAGGTGGCCTTGGGCGCCTTCCGCGACATATCCGATCGCCTTGCCGCGCAAAAAGCGACCAATTTCAATGAAATGCGCCTGGAGGCCCTCTTTCGCCTCAGCCAGATGACCCAAGCCACCGAGCAGGAGATCTATGACTTCGTCGTCGACGAGGGCGTGCGCCTGACCGAATCGCAATACGGCTATTTGTATCTGCTCGATGAAAACGAAACGGCCTTCGCGCGGCGCGTCTGGTCGGAGACGGCCCTGCGCGACTGCCAGATCTTCGACGCCCAGACCTTCGGCCCCCAACCCATCGCCCAATCGGGCATCTGCGCCGAGGCCGTGCGCCAGCGGCGACCGGTGGTCATCAACGACCACGCCGCCCACCCCCTCAAGCGCGGCGCTCCGCCCGGCCATCTGCCCCTGCGCCGCCACATCCACGTGCCGGTCATCGACCAGGGCCGCATCGCCGCCGTGGCCGGCATGGCCAACAAGGACCAGGACTACAGTCATGCCGACGTGTTGCAGTTGCAGCTTTTGATGAACGGCATGATGGCCATCGTCCACCAGCGGCGGGCCGAGGCCGCCCTGCGCGAAAGCCGCCGGGCCTTCAAAAACCTGGTGGAAAACCTGGCCGACGTCATCTGCCGCTGGGACAACAAGGGCCGCCTGGTCTACCTGAGCCCGGCGGCCGCGCCCCACCTGGGCGCGGACCTGCAACGCCGCCTGGGCAAGACCATGGCCGAGCTGACCTGCAACAGCGACGTGGGCCTGCACTGGCAAGAGCAAATCGACCGCGTGCTGCGACTGGGCCAGCCGGCCGAGGGCGAGATCGAGCTGGACCTGGAGGCCGGGCCACGCATCTTCAACTGGCGCCTGTTTCCCCAGCGCGGGGCCACGGGCCAGGTCGAGGCCGTGGTCTCCATCGCCCGCGACATCACCAAACTGCGCCTTTCCGAGCGCAACTATCGCATGATCTTCGACGGCATGCTCGACGGCTTCGCCCTGCACCGCATCGTTTGCGACCAAGGCGGCCGGCCCGTGGACTATGTCTTCCTCGACGTCAACCCGGCCTTCGAAGGCATGACCGGGCTCAGGGCCGCCGACATCCTGGGCAAGAGCCTGCGCCAGATCATGCCCCAGGCCGAGGATCATTGGGTCGAGACCTACGGTCAGGTGGCCCTGACCGGCCGACCGGCCCGCTTCGAGAGCTACGCCGCCGCCCTGGACAAGCACTTCGAGGTGGTGGCCTTTCGACCGCGGCCAGGCCAGTTCGCCTGCATCTTCCAAGACGTCACCGAGCGCCGCCGGGCCCAGGAGCAGCAGGCCAAGCTGGAGCGCCAACTGCGCCAAGCCCAAAAAATGGAGGCCATCGGCGCGCTGGCTGGCGGCATCGCCCACGATTTCAACAACATACTTTCGGCCATGAACGGCTACGCCGAGTTGGCCCTGGAGGATCTGCCGGCCGGGCATTCCTCGCGCCAATGCCTGGAGCAGGTGCTGCGGGCCGGGGCCAGGGCCAAGGGCCTGATCCGCCAGATCCTCGGTTTCAGCCGGCCCAGCGACGAAACGCGCCGGCCGCTACGGTTGGCCACGGTGCTCGAGGAAGTGCTGACGCTTCTGCGCTCGTCGCTGCCGGCGACCATCGAGATCATCCAACGCGTCGAGGCCGCCGACGAACTGGTCATGGCCGACCCCACCCAGATGCATCAGGTGCTGCTAAACCTCTGCACCAACGCGGCCCAGGCCATGGAGGGCCAACGCGGCGTGTTGGAGCTGGGGCTGGAGGCGGTGGAGTTGGGCCTGGGCCAACGCCTGCCGGCCGGTCGATGGCTGCGCCTGAGCGTGCGCGACAGCGGCCGGGGCATGGATCAGGCCACTCTCGCCCGCATTTTCGAGCCCTTTTTCACCAGCCGCAAGGCCGAGGGCGGCACGGGCATGGGCCTGGCCGTGGCCCATGGCATCGTCACCAGCCACGGCGGGGCCATCGAGGCGCGCAGCCGGCCGGGACAGGGCTCGTTGTTCGAGATATATCTGCCGGCCCTGGCCGAAGCGGCCCCCGAGCCACCCGACGAGGCGGCCCAGCGCGCCGCGCCCAGCGGCGGCGAGGCGGTCTTGTTCGTCGACGACGAAAGGCCGCTGGTGGACGTGGGCAAACGCATGCTCGAGCGCCTGGGCTACCGGGTGACGGCCACCCAATCGGCCGACGAGGCCCTGCGCCTGTTCAGCGCCGACCCGGCGGCCTTCGACCTCTTGATCACCGACTACACCATGCCCGAGATCACCGGGGCCGAACTGGCCCAACGGGCCATGGCCCTGCGGCCGGATTTGCCGGTCATCCTCTGCACCGGCTACAGCGGCCAGATCTCCGAGGCCGACGCCCTGAACATGGGCATCAGGCGCTATCTGCTCAAGCCCGTCACCGCCGGCCAACTCTCGGCGGCCATCCGCCAAGCCCTGGGCCAACCGCCGGCCGAGGCCTAA
- the trpA gene encoding tryptophan synthase subunit alpha, giving the protein MSRTIAQAFARAKQEKRAAFIPFVTGGLPDAQGFARLLLGLEQAGADIIEVGLPFSDPMTDGPVIQESSQLALDRGVTPGSLLAALAELSPKLQTPIVIMSYYNPILHMGLEEFARRAAQSGARGLIIPDLPPEEAKPWDAAANAADLDTIFLATPTTDDQRLPLVLAQCRGFLYYVSMTGVTGAALEVGGPLLERLAQVRAASPLPVAVGFGVGTPEQAAALARHADGVIVGSAIVRRMLAAADAAAGVDAALDLAGQLARAIAQAGAA; this is encoded by the coding sequence ATGAGCAGGACGATCGCCCAGGCCTTTGCCCGGGCCAAACAAGAAAAACGCGCCGCCTTCATCCCCTTTGTCACCGGCGGCCTGCCCGACGCCCAGGGCTTCGCCCGGCTGCTGCTGGGCCTGGAGCAAGCAGGAGCCGACATCATCGAGGTGGGCCTGCCATTTTCCGACCCCATGACCGACGGCCCGGTGATCCAGGAGTCCAGCCAACTGGCCCTGGACCGGGGCGTCACGCCGGGTTCGCTGCTGGCGGCCCTGGCCGAGCTGAGCCCCAAGCTGCAAACGCCCATCGTGATCATGAGCTATTACAATCCCATTCTGCACATGGGCCTGGAGGAGTTCGCCAGGCGGGCGGCCCAGAGCGGCGCGCGGGGCCTGATCATCCCCGATCTGCCGCCCGAGGAGGCCAAGCCGTGGGACGCGGCCGCCAACGCGGCCGATCTGGACACGATATTCCTGGCCACGCCCACCACCGATGACCAGCGCCTGCCCCTGGTGCTGGCCCAGTGCCGGGGCTTTTTGTACTATGTCTCCATGACCGGCGTCACCGGCGCGGCCCTGGAGGTGGGCGGGCCGCTGCTGGAGCGCCTGGCCCAGGTGCGGGCGGCCTCGCCGCTGCCGGTGGCCGTGGGCTTTGGCGTGGGCACGCCCGAACAGGCCGCGGCCCTGGCCAGGCACGCCGATGGCGTCATCGTCGGTAGCGCCATCGTGCGGCGCATGCTCGCCGCCGCCGACGCCGCCGCCGGCGTGGACGCGGCCCTGGATCTGGCCGGCCAATTGGCCCGGGCCATCGCCCAGGCCGGCGCGGCCTAA
- the trpB gene encoding tryptophan synthase subunit beta, with translation MPNLQDSSKTPAPRSELPDAQGRFGRFGGRFVPETLMPAIHELEAAYAAAKVDPTFQAELDQLLQDYVGRQTPLYEAKRLSAHYGGARIFLKREDLAHTGSHKINNALGQALLARRMGKMRIVAETGAGQHGVATATACALLGMECVVCMGEVDIERQALNVTRMKLLGASVKPVSCGARTLKDAVSDAMRYWVTNLADTHYIIGSVVGPHPYPAMARDFQAVIGRETRAQIVEKTGKLPDVLLACVGGGSNAMGMFHPFIDEPGVRKIGVEAGGLGLDSGKHSACLGAGHDGVLHGALIRLLQDAWGQVLEAHSIAAGLDYPGTGPEHCHFQAAGLAEYASVTDQEALEAFKLLSRLEGIIPALESSHALAHLKHVAPRMPQDSIIVVCLSGRGDKDGSQTAALIEE, from the coding sequence ATGCCAAACTTGCAAGATTCATCCAAAACGCCCGCGCCGCGCTCTGAGCTGCCCGACGCGCAAGGCCGTTTCGGACGCTTTGGCGGGCGCTTCGTGCCCGAAACGCTGATGCCGGCCATCCATGAACTGGAGGCGGCCTACGCCGCGGCCAAGGTCGATCCGACCTTCCAGGCCGAGTTGGACCAGCTTCTGCAAGACTACGTCGGCCGCCAGACCCCGCTCTACGAGGCCAAGCGCCTGAGCGCCCATTACGGCGGGGCGCGCATTTTCCTCAAACGCGAGGATCTGGCCCACACCGGTTCGCACAAGATCAACAACGCCCTGGGCCAAGCCCTGCTGGCCCGGCGCATGGGCAAGATGCGCATCGTCGCCGAGACCGGCGCGGGCCAGCACGGCGTGGCCACGGCCACGGCCTGCGCCCTACTGGGCATGGAGTGCGTGGTCTGCATGGGCGAGGTGGACATCGAGCGCCAGGCCCTAAACGTCACGCGCATGAAGCTCTTGGGCGCCAGCGTAAAACCCGTCAGTTGCGGGGCGCGCACGCTAAAAGACGCCGTCAGCGACGCCATGCGTTATTGGGTCACCAACCTGGCCGACACCCATTACATCATCGGCTCGGTGGTGGGCCCCCACCCCTACCCGGCCATGGCCCGCGACTTTCAAGCGGTGATCGGCCGCGAGACCCGCGCCCAGATCGTCGAAAAAACAGGCAAGCTGCCCGATGTGCTGCTGGCTTGCGTGGGCGGCGGCTCCAACGCCATGGGCATGTTCCACCCCTTCATCGACGAGCCCGGCGTGCGCAAGATCGGCGTGGAGGCCGGCGGCCTGGGCCTGGACAGCGGCAAGCATTCGGCCTGCCTCGGCGCCGGCCACGACGGCGTGCTGCACGGGGCCTTGATCCGCCTGCTGCAAGACGCCTGGGGCCAGGTGCTGGAGGCCCACTCCATCGCCGCCGGCCTGGATTATCCCGGCACCGGCCCGGAGCACTGCCACTTCCAGGCCGCCGGCCTGGCCGAGTACGCCTCGGTCACCGACCAGGAGGCGCTGGAGGCCTTCAAGCTGCTTTCGCGCCTGGAGGGGATCATCCCCGCCCTGGAGAGCAGCCACGCCCTGGCCCACCTGAAACACGTCGCGCCGCGCATGCCCCAGGATTCCATCATCGTCGTGTGCCTTTCGGGACGCGGCGACAAGGACGGCAGCCAGACCGCCGCCCTGATCGAGGAGTAG
- a CDS encoding EAL domain-containing protein yields MNGQAPQQQRPQPRPTPGLSPADVAAIIERELVRSHYQPVVSMMAQAVIGYEALARASHPFTGQPVPPPELFRAARACGLLLELDRLCRRKALEGFRALPRRRRDQVVSINFEASLLDQGVAGSNHLLRAVEAAGLDPATVAIEIIESKVRDMDSLQRFVETYRAHGFVLALDDVGSGHSNLERIALLKPDVIKIDRSLVQDLDRHFYKQQVVRALVALGHSIGALVLAEGVERQEEAIAALDMGVNLLQGYLLGRPSEDGGAANGASRGEIGELAACLRQHAMANAVRSKEWGRRLEQVESSLLAMVSGVALADIEARLREMIRVHPWLECVYVLDENGRQVSETVCAPHKINYRGQVLYRPAPKGADQSLKRYYLLLGAGLERYVSTPYISMASGNRCVTVSSWFHAADGRRFILCADFDAETLE; encoded by the coding sequence GTGAACGGCCAAGCCCCCCAGCAGCAACGCCCGCAACCCCGGCCAACGCCAGGTTTGTCGCCCGCCGACGTGGCGGCGATCATCGAGCGCGAGTTGGTGCGCAGCCACTATCAGCCCGTGGTCTCGATGATGGCCCAGGCCGTCATCGGTTACGAGGCCCTGGCCCGGGCCAGCCATCCCTTCACCGGCCAACCCGTGCCGCCGCCCGAGCTTTTCCGGGCGGCGCGCGCTTGCGGGTTGCTGTTGGAACTGGACCGCCTCTGCCGGCGCAAGGCCCTGGAGGGCTTCCGCGCCCTGCCCCGGCGGCGGCGCGATCAGGTCGTTTCAATCAACTTCGAGGCCTCGCTGCTGGACCAAGGCGTGGCCGGCTCCAACCACCTGCTGCGCGCGGTGGAGGCCGCCGGGCTGGACCCGGCCACGGTGGCCATCGAGATCATCGAGTCCAAGGTGCGGGACATGGACTCGCTCCAGCGCTTCGTCGAGACCTACCGCGCTCACGGCTTCGTGCTGGCCCTGGACGACGTGGGCTCGGGCCACAGCAACCTGGAGCGCATCGCCCTGTTGAAGCCCGACGTCATCAAGATCGACCGCTCGCTGGTCCAAGACCTGGACCGGCACTTCTACAAGCAGCAGGTGGTGCGGGCCCTGGTGGCCCTGGGCCACAGCATCGGCGCGCTGGTGCTGGCCGAGGGCGTCGAGCGTCAGGAAGAGGCCATCGCCGCCCTGGACATGGGCGTCAACCTCTTGCAGGGCTATCTGCTGGGCCGGCCGTCGGAGGACGGCGGCGCGGCAAATGGCGCATCGCGCGGCGAAATAGGCGAGTTGGCCGCCTGCCTGCGCCAGCACGCCATGGCCAACGCCGTGCGCAGCAAGGAGTGGGGCCGCCGCCTGGAGCAGGTCGAGAGCAGCCTGCTGGCCATGGTCAGCGGCGTGGCCTTGGCCGACATCGAGGCGCGGCTGCGCGAGATGATCCGCGTTCATCCCTGGCTGGAGTGCGTCTACGTCCTGGACGAAAACGGCCGCCAGGTCAGCGAGACGGTCTGCGCGCCCCACAAGATCAACTATCGCGGCCAGGTGCTCTACCGCCCGGCCCCCAAAGGCGCCGACCAGTCGCTCAAGCGCTACTACCTGCTTTTGGGCGCGGGGCTGGAGCGCTATGTCTCCACGCCCTACATCTCGATGGCCTCGGGCAACCGCTGCGTTACCGTCTCGTCGTGGTTTCACGCCGCCGACGGCCGCCGCTTCATCCTCTGCGCCGACTTCGACGCCGAAACCCTGGAATAG
- a CDS encoding phosphoribosylanthranilate isomerase, with protein MSTRVKICGLTSLEDAMAAVAAGADALGFVLADSPRQLRPDQVRHIVAQLPPLVVTVGVFVNAAVAEVQNVRDFCGLDMVQLHGPANQAADRLLGGPRRVIRVVSVGLDQAPDPAAHPEAAMLLDAKVQGLAGGTGKTFDWPLALAVAQSRPIILAGGLNPDNVRLAIQTVKPFAVDVSSGVEAQPGRKDHAKLARFIQNARAAL; from the coding sequence ATGAGCACGCGCGTCAAGATCTGCGGCCTCACCAGCCTCGAAGACGCCATGGCCGCCGTGGCCGCCGGGGCCGACGCCCTGGGCTTCGTGCTGGCCGATAGCCCGCGCCAACTGCGGCCCGACCAGGTCCGCCACATCGTGGCCCAGTTGCCGCCGCTGGTGGTCACGGTGGGCGTGTTCGTGAACGCCGCCGTGGCCGAGGTGCAAAACGTGCGCGATTTTTGCGGCCTGGACATGGTCCAGCTCCACGGCCCAGCCAACCAGGCCGCCGACCGCCTGCTGGGCGGGCCGCGCCGCGTCATCCGCGTCGTCTCGGTGGGGCTGGATCAAGCCCCCGACCCCGCCGCCCACCCCGAGGCCGCCATGCTCCTCGACGCCAAGGTCCAGGGCCTGGCCGGCGGCACGGGAAAAACCTTCGACTGGCCCCTGGCCCTGGCCGTGGCCCAGAGCCGGCCGATCATCCTGGCCGGCGGCCTCAACCCCGATAACGTTCGCTTGGCCATCCAGACCGTCAAGCCCTTCGCCGTGGACGTCTCCAGCGGCGTGGAAGCCCAACCTGGGAGAAAAGATCATGCCAAACTTGCAAGATTCATCCAAAACGCCCGCGCCGCGCTCTGA